The genomic interval CGTCCCCGCCAGCACGCCCCCCGACGTGGTCATCGTGCGCGATCCCGGCGACCCGCCGGCCGGCGAGCCGGTCGTGACGCTGCCCCCGGGTCAGTCCGGCGTGTTCCTCCCCGGCTTCCCCCCGGTCGCCGGCGGCACCACCGGCACGACCGACTCCCCCGGCGCCACGACGCCCCCGGGCGGCAGTTCGCAACCGACAACAGGCCCCACACCCAGGCCGACCCCGAGGCCCACCGCCCAGCCGACGCCCAGCCCAACGCCCACCGCGACGCCGACACCGGAGCCGACGCCCACAGCGACACCCACACCGGAGCCGACGCCCACAGCGACACCCACACCGGAGCCGACACCTGGAAGCGGCGGCGCCGGCCTGGGCGACCTCGTCAGCGGGCTGATCGGCGTGCTGGGCCTGCGGATCTTCTGAGCCGGCGCTTCTGCTCGATGAAGTCGACCAGCACGTAGTCGCCCAGCGTCTCCGGGGTGGTGAAGAACGCCCGGCCCTGGTTCAGCTTGGTGAGCTGCTCCACGAACGCCCGCAGGTGGCCGGTCGGGTCGAGCATGAAGGTGTTGATGCGGATGCCGTCGCGGGTGCAGCGGACCACCTCGCGCAGCGTGGCGTCGACCGTCTCCTTCACCGGCGGGTAGGAGAAGAACGGCTCGGCCATGCCCGACTCGAAGTGGGCGGTCGGCTCGCCGTCGGTGATCATGATGATCTGCCGGGTACCGCCCTCCCGGGCCAGCAGCCGCCGGCTGATCTGGAAGGCGTGCTGCATGTTGGTGCCGTAGACGAAGTCCCACGACACCTCGGGCAGGTCCTGCGGCCGGATCTCGCGCGCCACCTCGGAGAACCCGACGATGCCCAGGTAGTCGCGGGGGAACTGCGTGGAGATCAGCGAGTGCAGTGCCATCGCCACCTTCTTGGCGGCGAGGAAGTTGTCGCGCATCGGCATCGACAGCGACAGGTCGAGCATCAGCACCGTGGACGACCGGACCACCTGCTCGGTGCGCTCCACCTCGAAGTCCTCGGGTGACAGCTCGACCGGGGTGCCGCCGCCCATCCGGGCCACCGCGTTGCGGACCGTCCGCTCGATGTGGAGGTTGAACGGGTCGCCGAACTCGTAGGCCTTGGTCTCGTAGGTGCGCTCGTGGCCGGCCCCGGTCAGCTCCAGGTCGTGGCGGCCGAGGCGGTCCTTGGCCAGCTTCTGGAACAGATCGTGCAGGGCGTTGCGGCCGATCTTGCGCAGGCCCTTCGGGGTCAGCTCCAGGCGCCCCTCGCGCTGGTCGACCAGGCCGGCTTCCTGGAGCATCCGGGTGAGGCGGGCCAGCTCGTCGAGGCTGCTGCCGGCCTCGTCGCCCAGCAGCTCCTTGGCCCGCTCGACGTCGACCTCGGCCAGCGCGCCCGGCTGGGCGGCGCCCCGGAGCAGCTGCTCGAGGCGGTCGAGGTCGCCGAGCTCCTCCAGCGTCGACGCGGCCTGCGCCAGACCGAGCGGGTCCTGGCCGCGGAAGTCGTACTGCTGACCCCAGCCCATCCCGGGGAACATGCCCTGGAGCTGGGAGCCCAGCTGGTCGATCTGCCAGCGCAGGTCCATGTCGTCGAGCAGCTGGGAGGCGAGCTGGTCGATCTGGGCCCGCTGCTCGGGCGTCATCGAGGCGAGCATCGCCTGCATCGCCGCCATGCGACGGGCCAGCACCTCGAGCAGCTCGTCGAGGTTCTGCGGGTTCTCGGGGAAGAAGTCGCCGTGGCGCTCCATGAACCCGTCGAAGTCGGGCTCCTGGCCCCGCGCCCGCTGCTCGATCATCTGGTTGAGCTCGGCGAGCATGTCCTTGAGGCGGGCCATGTCCTCGGGGGTCATGCCCTCGACGGCGCCGGTCATGCGGTTCACGTACGAGTCGAGCACCTGCTGGCGGAGGCGCTCCACGAGCTCCTCGAAGCGCTGGCCGGCCTCGGGGGAGGCGAAGTCGTAGCTCTGCAGCTCGCGGACCTGGCCGGCGAGGTCGGGCGGGAGCATGTCGAGCTGGAACTGGCGCTCGTCGTCGCCCGGCAGGGCCCGGCGCTCGGTCTCGACCACCTCGCCCAGCTCGCGGGCGATCTCGTCGTAGACGCCACCGAGGTCGAAGCGGTCGAGCCGCTCCTGGCGCTCGCGGCGCAGGCGTTCGAGCAGCTCGCGCACGCCCTGGACCCAGTTGCCGTCCCGGTCCTGGAAACCCGACTGGAGGAGCCGCCGCAGCGCCGCGTGGAGGTCGCCGTGGTAGAGGAGGTCGTCGGTGATCTGCTCGAAGACGGTGTCCGCGTCGAGCTCGAAGCCCACCTGCGTGCCGTCCCAGCGGCTGTATCGGAACTTCGGCCGCGCCATCGCGAGCCACGGTACCTGGGCACACCCGCAGTTAGCCTCCCGGCGATGGAAGCGATCGTGGCACGCAAGATGTGGCGGACCCTCGAGCCCGTCCACGCGATGATCTACTTCACGCCGCGGGCCACCGAGGCCTACGACGCGCTGGGCATCCCCCGGCGAACCGGCTACTTCGCGTCCCGCAGCGCGCCGATGGGCGCGGTGGCGGCCGAGGTCGTGACCGCCACGTTCTTCAACTTCAACCCGACGGTGGTCGAGGCCGCGATCCCGGCGGCGTGGGACGTCGCCTCTCCGGAGGCGATCGTCGCGGCCCGCTTCTCGGCGGCCGACGTGGCGCTGCGGGAGCTGCTGGGCGACGAGGTCGTGACCTCGCCGGAGCTGGCGTGGGCCGCCGCGACGGCCCGGAAGGCGACCGAGGCGTGCGACACCGCCGGGCGACCCCTCTACGCCGGCCACGTCGGGCTCGACTGGCCCGACGAGCCGCTGCTGGTCCTCTGGCACGCCCTCACCCTGCTGCGGGAGTACCGGGGCGACGGCCACGTCGCCGCCCTGCTGCTCGCCGACGTCAGCCCGTGCGAGGCCCTGCACACCCACATCGCCGCCGCCGAGGGCATCCTGCCGCCCGACGTCCTCAAGCGCACCCGGGGCTGGCCCGAGGACGAGTGGCAGACCGCCGCCGACGACCTGCGCACCCGGGGCTGGCTCGACGCCGACGGCGGGTTCACCGACACCGGCCGGGCCGCCCGCGAGCAGGTCGAGGACGCCACCGACGCGGCCGCGCTGGCGCCGTGGGAGGCGCTGGGCGAGGAGACCTGCGACCGGCTCCGGGCGACGATCCGCCCGTGGAGCCGCACCATCGTCGACGGCGGCGGACTGACCGGCAACCGCTGACCCGTCCGAACCCGTCCGAAATTGCGCTGATCAGCCCGCTCCATGCGGGTTTTCGAACGCAATTTCGAGGGGTTCGAGGGCTTTCAGTTGCGGCTGCGGTAGGTGGCGCCCGAGGCGAGGGCGTCCTTGTTGAGGCGCTTCGACAGGTGCAGGCCCTCCAGCACCAGCTCGACCGCGCTGGCCAGCGCCGCCGGGCTCTCGTCGCCGCCCGCCAGCGCCGCCACCGGCTCCCGGAGCGACGGCACCTCCTCCACCAGGCGGGCCAGGTCGGCGGCGGCCACGTCGTCGCCCGTCTGCACCGTCGCCCCCTCCTCGAAGGCGACCACCACGTCGCGCAGCGAACCCGGCGGCACCCGGCGCTTGAACACCGTGAGGATCGCGGCGCGCAGCAGCTGCTCGGCGATCTGCTCCTCGCGGCCGTCCTCCAGCGTCTCGATCTCGACCTTGCCCATGGTCGACGCGGCGAGGGCGTCGAGGTCGCTCACCCGGGGGCTCACGTCGCGCTCGCCCTGGCGCAGCGCGCGGCGGGTGGCGTTGGCCACCAGCACCTCCTGGTTGGCCACCGACAGCCGCACCGACACGCCCGAGCGCTGGTTCACGTGCGAGCTCTCCCGGGCCAGGTGGGTGAGGGTCGCCACCAGCTCGGACATGTAGTCGGGCACCGACACCCGCACGCCCTCGACGTCGAGCGGCCGGGCCTCCTGCTCGACGATCGCCACCTCGGTCTCCACCTCGAGCGGGTAGTGGGTGCGCACCTGGCTGCCGAAGCGGTCCTTCAGCGGGGTGATGATGCGGCCGCGGTTCGTATAGTCCTCCGGGTTGGCCGAGGCGACCAGCCACACGTCGAGCGGCAGGCGGATCTTGTAGCCGCGCACCTGGACGTCGCGCTCCTCCAGCACGTTGAGCAGGCCCACCTGGATGCGCTCGGCCAGGTCGGGCAGCTCGTTGATGGCGAAGATGCCCCGGTTCGTGCGGGGGACCAGGCCGTAGTGGATGGTCAGCTCGTCGGACAGGTAGCGGCCCTCGGCCACCTTGATGGGGTCGACCTCGCCGATGAGGTCGGCGATCGAGGTGTCGGGCGTCGCCAGCTTCTCGCCGAAGCGCTGCTCCCGGTGCACCCACGCGATCGGCGTGTCGTCGCCCTGCTCGGCGATCAGGTCGCGGGCGTAGCGCGACACCGGGTTGTCGGGGTCGTCGTTGATCTCGCTGCCGGCGACGATCGGCGACCACTCGTCGAGCAGGTCGACCAGGCTCCGGATGATGCGGGTCTTCGCCTGGCCGCGCTCGCCGAGGAAGATCATGTCGTGACCGGCCAACACCGCGTTCTCGATCTGGGGGAGAACGGTGTCGTCGTAGCCCTTCACGCCGGGGATCAGGGCCTGGCCTGCGGCGATGCGAGCCACGGCGTTGCGCCGCACCTCGTCCTTCACCGGCACCGACCGCCAACCCGACTCCCGTAGGGCACCCAAG from Acidimicrobiales bacterium carries:
- a CDS encoding sigma 54-interacting transcriptional regulator — its product is MSRPTTLGALRESGWRSVPVKDEVRRNAVARIAAGQALIPGVKGYDDTVLPQIENAVLAGHDMIFLGERGQAKTRIIRSLVDLLDEWSPIVAGSEINDDPDNPVSRYARDLIAEQGDDTPIAWVHREQRFGEKLATPDTSIADLIGEVDPIKVAEGRYLSDELTIHYGLVPRTNRGIFAINELPDLAERIQVGLLNVLEERDVQVRGYKIRLPLDVWLVASANPEDYTNRGRIITPLKDRFGSQVRTHYPLEVETEVAIVEQEARPLDVEGVRVSVPDYMSELVATLTHLARESSHVNQRSGVSVRLSVANQEVLVANATRRALRQGERDVSPRVSDLDALAASTMGKVEIETLEDGREEQIAEQLLRAAILTVFKRRVPPGSLRDVVVAFEEGATVQTGDDVAAADLARLVEEVPSLREPVAALAGGDESPAALASAVELVLEGLHLSKRLNKDALASGATYRSRN